In Cicer arietinum cultivar CDC Frontier isolate Library 1 chromosome 1, Cicar.CDCFrontier_v2.0, whole genome shotgun sequence, one DNA window encodes the following:
- the LOC101510835 gene encoding inositol transporter 4 isoform X1, which translates to MAEGGHELADKSQFTECWRRTTQSPYLMRLALSAGIGGLLFGYDTGVISGALLYIREDFEQVDKKTWLQETIVSTAVAGAIFGAAFGGWMNDKLGRKKTILLADVVFTLGALVMAVAPAPWAIIVGRVFVGLGVGVASMTSPLYISEASPAKIRGALVCINGLLITGGQFLSYLINLAFTKAPGTWRWMLGVAAIPAIVQFVLMLSLPESPRWLYRQSKEEEAKHILSKIYRPDEVEEEMRAMKESIEFEKAEEGLIGQSLAQKLKGAWSNDVVRRGLYAGITVQVVQQFVGINTVMYYSPTIVQFAGIASNSTALALSLVTSGLNAVGTILSMLCIDRFGRRKLMLISLIGIFVSLVILSGTFYQAAHHAPAISKHDSLSFGGNSTCPAYTTAPNLSSWNCMQCLQKDCAFCANSQSEFLPGACLAGEKGIRSMCREQKRVWFSEGCPSRIGILSVVILGLYIIAYAPGIGTVPWVLNSEIYPLRFRGLGGGIAAVFNWCANLIVSESFLSMINTLGTSGTFLLFAGFSLIGFVAIYTLVPETKGLQFEEVEKLLQKGFRPFPFDRKKDDNKGKDQV; encoded by the exons ATGGCGGAGGGTGGTCACGAATTAGCAGATAAATCACAGTTCACAGAATGTTGGCGAAGAACAACGCAATCGCCTTATCTCATGCGTCTTGCTTTATCTGCTGGTATTGGAGGTCTTCTTTTCGGTTACGACACAG GTGTCATTTCTGGCGCTTTGTTATACATCCGTGAGGATTTTGAACAAGTTGACAAGAAAACATGGCTCcag GAAACCATTGTTAGTACTGCTGTTGCAGGAGCTATATTTGGTGCTGCATTTGGAGGATGGATGAATGACAAGCTGGGGAGGAAGAAAACTATTTTACTGGCTGATGTGGTGTTCACTTTAGGTGCATTAGTTATGGCTGTTGCTCCTGCTCCTTGGGCCATCATTGTTGGAAGAGTTTTCGTTGGTTTGGGTGTTGGTGTGGCATCCATGACTTCTCCTCTATATATCTCTGAAGCTTCCCCTGCTAAGATTAGAGGAGCATTAGTATGTATAAATGGTTTACTTATAACAGGTGGCCAGTTCCTATCTTACCTCATCAATTTGGCATTTACCAAG GCACCTGGAACGTGGCGTTGGATGCTTGGGGTGGCAGCAATTCCCGCTATAGTACAATTTGTATTAATGTTGTCTCTCCCTGAGTCACCTAGATGGCTCTACAGACAG AGCAAAGAAGAGGAAGCAAAGCATATCCTGTCAAAAATCTATCGCCCTGATGAAGTTGAAGAGGAGATGAGAGCCATGAAAGAATCCATTGAATTTGAGAAGGCAGAAGAAGGCTTAATTGGTCAAAGTCTTGCACAAAAACTAAAGGGTGCCTGGTCTAATGACGTAGTTCGAAGAGGACTCTATGCAGGCATCACTGTTCAAGTCGTTCAGCAATTTGTCGGTATTAATACAGTTATGTATTACAGTCCAACCATAGTTCAATTTGCTGGAATTGCCTCCAACTCCACAGCACTTGCACTTTCCCTGGTTACTTCTGGTTTGAATGCTGTTGGCACTATATTAAGCATGCTTTGCATTGATAGATTTGGGAGGAGAAAGTTGATGCTCATCTCTTTGATTGGCATTTTTGTTTCCCTCGTAATATTAAGTGGAACATTCTACCAGGCAGCTCACCATGCCCCTGCAATCAGTAAACATGATTCCCTTAGCTTTGGTGGGAACTCTACATGTCCAGCTTACACAACGGCTCCAAATTTATCGTCGTGGAATTGTATGCAATGTTTGCAAAAAGATTGTGCCTTTTGTGCTAACAGCCAAAGTGAA TTTCTTCCAGGAGCATGCTTGGCAGGAGAAAAGGGTATCAGAAGCATGTGTCGCGAACAAAAACGTGTATGGTTTTCTGAGGGTTGTCCAAGCAGAATTGGAATCCTTTCAGTTGTAATCCTTGGACTCTACATAATAGCATACGCTCCTGGAATCGGAACAGTGCCTTGGGTTCTAAACTCTGAGATTTATCCATTGAGATTCAGAGGACTAGGTGGAGGTATAGCAGCAGTTTTCAACTGGTGTGCTAATCTAATTGTTAGTGAATCCTTCTTAAGTATGATAAATACTCTAGGAACTTCTGGCACATTCCTCCTCTTTGCAGGGTTCTCCTTGATTGGCTTTGTAGCCATTTATACGTTAGTGCCTGAAACCAAAGGCCTTCAGTTTGAGGAGGTTGAGAAATTGCTTCAGAAAGGCTTTAGACCTTTCCCATTTGACAGGAAAAAGGATGATAACAAAGGAAAGGATCAAGTGTAA
- the LOC101510835 gene encoding inositol transporter 4 isoform X2 — MNDKLGRKKTILLADVVFTLGALVMAVAPAPWAIIVGRVFVGLGVGVASMTSPLYISEASPAKIRGALVCINGLLITGGQFLSYLINLAFTKAPGTWRWMLGVAAIPAIVQFVLMLSLPESPRWLYRQSKEEEAKHILSKIYRPDEVEEEMRAMKESIEFEKAEEGLIGQSLAQKLKGAWSNDVVRRGLYAGITVQVVQQFVGINTVMYYSPTIVQFAGIASNSTALALSLVTSGLNAVGTILSMLCIDRFGRRKLMLISLIGIFVSLVILSGTFYQAAHHAPAISKHDSLSFGGNSTCPAYTTAPNLSSWNCMQCLQKDCAFCANSQSEFLPGACLAGEKGIRSMCREQKRVWFSEGCPSRIGILSVVILGLYIIAYAPGIGTVPWVLNSEIYPLRFRGLGGGIAAVFNWCANLIVSESFLSMINTLGTSGTFLLFAGFSLIGFVAIYTLVPETKGLQFEEVEKLLQKGFRPFPFDRKKDDNKGKDQV, encoded by the exons ATGAATGACAAGCTGGGGAGGAAGAAAACTATTTTACTGGCTGATGTGGTGTTCACTTTAGGTGCATTAGTTATGGCTGTTGCTCCTGCTCCTTGGGCCATCATTGTTGGAAGAGTTTTCGTTGGTTTGGGTGTTGGTGTGGCATCCATGACTTCTCCTCTATATATCTCTGAAGCTTCCCCTGCTAAGATTAGAGGAGCATTAGTATGTATAAATGGTTTACTTATAACAGGTGGCCAGTTCCTATCTTACCTCATCAATTTGGCATTTACCAAG GCACCTGGAACGTGGCGTTGGATGCTTGGGGTGGCAGCAATTCCCGCTATAGTACAATTTGTATTAATGTTGTCTCTCCCTGAGTCACCTAGATGGCTCTACAGACAG AGCAAAGAAGAGGAAGCAAAGCATATCCTGTCAAAAATCTATCGCCCTGATGAAGTTGAAGAGGAGATGAGAGCCATGAAAGAATCCATTGAATTTGAGAAGGCAGAAGAAGGCTTAATTGGTCAAAGTCTTGCACAAAAACTAAAGGGTGCCTGGTCTAATGACGTAGTTCGAAGAGGACTCTATGCAGGCATCACTGTTCAAGTCGTTCAGCAATTTGTCGGTATTAATACAGTTATGTATTACAGTCCAACCATAGTTCAATTTGCTGGAATTGCCTCCAACTCCACAGCACTTGCACTTTCCCTGGTTACTTCTGGTTTGAATGCTGTTGGCACTATATTAAGCATGCTTTGCATTGATAGATTTGGGAGGAGAAAGTTGATGCTCATCTCTTTGATTGGCATTTTTGTTTCCCTCGTAATATTAAGTGGAACATTCTACCAGGCAGCTCACCATGCCCCTGCAATCAGTAAACATGATTCCCTTAGCTTTGGTGGGAACTCTACATGTCCAGCTTACACAACGGCTCCAAATTTATCGTCGTGGAATTGTATGCAATGTTTGCAAAAAGATTGTGCCTTTTGTGCTAACAGCCAAAGTGAA TTTCTTCCAGGAGCATGCTTGGCAGGAGAAAAGGGTATCAGAAGCATGTGTCGCGAACAAAAACGTGTATGGTTTTCTGAGGGTTGTCCAAGCAGAATTGGAATCCTTTCAGTTGTAATCCTTGGACTCTACATAATAGCATACGCTCCTGGAATCGGAACAGTGCCTTGGGTTCTAAACTCTGAGATTTATCCATTGAGATTCAGAGGACTAGGTGGAGGTATAGCAGCAGTTTTCAACTGGTGTGCTAATCTAATTGTTAGTGAATCCTTCTTAAGTATGATAAATACTCTAGGAACTTCTGGCACATTCCTCCTCTTTGCAGGGTTCTCCTTGATTGGCTTTGTAGCCATTTATACGTTAGTGCCTGAAACCAAAGGCCTTCAGTTTGAGGAGGTTGAGAAATTGCTTCAGAAAGGCTTTAGACCTTTCCCATTTGACAGGAAAAAGGATGATAACAAAGGAAAGGATCAAGTGTAA
- the LOC101511157 gene encoding bifunctional 3-dehydroquinate dehydratase/shikimate dehydrogenase, chloroplastic, whose protein sequence is MDSLNLPPLASPSTGSEEVTRTRKNATLICIPIMAETIQLMIADIQKAKLNGADVVEIRLDYLTTFHPYQDLNSLIQQHHSLPLLFTYRPNWEGGKYDGDENQRFDALRLAMELGADYIDIELKVAHQFFDSIRGKTFNKTKVIVSSHNYQSTPSVEDLGNLVARIQATGADIVKIATTAVEITDVARMFQIMVHSQVPFIGLVMGDRGLISRILCAKFGGYLTFGTLESGVVSAPGQPTLKDLLYLYNFRQVGPETKVYGIIGKPVSHSKSPVLFNEAFKTVGFDGVYVFLLVDDLANFFRTYSSTDFVGFSVTIPHKEAALKCCDEVDPVAKSIGAVNCVIRRPTDGKLIGYNTDYVGAISAIEDGLRDKNNGSGTTISPLAGKVFVVIGAGGAGKALAYGAKAKGARIVIANRTYDRARELADVIGGEALALGDLDNYHPEDGMILANTTSIGMQPKVDETPISKHALKFYSLVFDAVYTPKMTRLLKEAEESGATTVTGLEMFIGQAYEQYEKYTGLPAPKQLFRKIMENY, encoded by the exons ATGGACTCACTCAACCTCCCGCCG CTTGCTTCGCCTTCAACTGGAAGTGAAGAAGTTACGAGAACGAGGAAGAATGCGACGTTAATCTGTATTCCTATAATGGCTGAAACTATTCAATTAATGATAGCTGATATACAAAAAGCTAAACTCAATGGAGCAGACGTTGTAGAAATACGATTAGATTATCTAACTACTTTCCATCCTTATCAAGATCTTAACTCTCTTATTCAACAACACCATTCTTTGCCCTTATTATTCACTTACAG GCCGAATTGGGAGGGTGGAAAGTATGACGGTGATGAAAATCAACGGTTCGATGCATTACGGTTAGCCATGGAATTGGGAGCTGATTACATTGACATTGAACTTAAG GTTGCTCACCAGTTTTTTGACTCTATACGTGGGAAGACATTCAACAAAACCAAGGTCATTGTTTCATCTCACAACTATCAGAGTACTCCGTCAGTTGAGGATCTTGGCAACCTTGTTGCAAGAATACAAGCAACTGGGGCAGACATAGTAAAGATTGCAACAACCGCCGTGGAGATCACTGATGTGGCACGCATGTTTCAAATTATGGTTCATTCTCAA GTTCCATTCATTGGACTTGTTATGGGTGACAGGGGATTGATTTCGCGTATACTTTGTGCAAAATTTGGTGGGTATCTTACTTTTGGTACACTCGAGTCAGGGGTAGTTTCAGCTCCTGGTCAACCTACACTTAAGGATCTGTTGTATCTATACAATTTCAGACAAGTGGGACCTGAGACAAAAGTATATGGAATCATTGGGAAGCCCGTCAGTCACAGTAAATCACCTGTATTGTTCAATGAAGCCTTCAAGACAGTTGGTTTTGATggagtttatgtatttttattggtGGACGACCTTGCCAATTTTTTCAGGACTTACTCATCAACGGATTTTGTGGGATTCAG TGTTACCATTCCTCACAAGGAGGCAGCCCTTAAGTGCTGCGACGAGGTTGATCCAGTGGCTAAG TCAATAGGAGCTGTAAATTGTGTTATAAGAAGACCAACAGATGGGAAGTTGATTGGGTATAACACTGATTATGTTGGTGCTATTTCTGCCATTGAGGATGGACTCCGAG ATAAAAATAATGGTAGTGGCACAACTATTTCGCCATTAGCCGGTAAGGTGTTTGTTGTTATTGGTGCTGGTGGTGCTGGTAAGGCACTTGCTTATGGTGCAAAAGCAAAAGGAGCGAGGATTGTGATTGCAAACCGCACCTATG atCGTGCCAGAGAACTTGCTGATGTAATTGGTGGAGAGGCTTTAGCCCTCGGTGATTTAGATAATTACCACCCGGAGGATGGTATGATTCTTGCGAACACAACATCAATTGGAATGCAACCAAAAGTTGATGAAACACCTATTTCTAAG CATGCATTGAAATTTTACTCCCTGGTTTTTGATGCTGTCTACACGCCGAAAATGACTAGACTCTTGAAGGAAGCAGAAGAATCAGGAGCCACTACTGTAACAGGACTGGAGATGTTTATTGGACAAGCATATGAACAATATGAGAAGTATACTGGATTGCCAG CACCAAAGCAACTCTTCAGAAAAATTATGGAAAATTATTGA